One region of Uranotaenia lowii strain MFRU-FL unplaced genomic scaffold, ASM2978415v1 HiC_scaffold_271, whole genome shotgun sequence genomic DNA includes:
- the LOC129759776 gene encoding dolichyl-diphosphooligosaccharide--protein glycosyltransferase subunit STT3B yields the protein MNRPTKINYRKTAGYSSLITFAVLVLAWLCGFSSRLFAVIRFESIIHEFDPWFNYRATAHMVENGFYKFLNWFDESAWYPLGRIVGGTVYPGLMITSGGIHWLLHLLNIPVHIRDICVFLAPIFSGLTAISTYLLTKELWSAGAGLFAASFIAIVPGYISRSVAGSYDNEGIAIFALQFTYYLWVKSVKTGSVYWAACAALSYFYMVSAWGGYVFIINLIPLHVFVLLIMGRYSPRLFTSYTTFYILGLILSMQIPFVGFQPIRTSEHMAAAGVFLLLFAVATLKHLQTVLSKQEFKKLFIIGGLAAAGVVFAGVVLLTMLGVIAPWSGRFYSLWDTGYAKIHIPIIASVSEHQPTTWFSFFFDLHILVCTFPVGLWYCIKKINDERVFVILYAISAVYFAGVMVRLMLTLTPVVCILAGVAFSGLLEVFLKEDNPPSNKDGNDSEQEEGTGEKKQLYDKAGKLKHRPKHDSASHGAHGEQNVGMGSNLKSFVIVAILMLLMMFAVHCTWVTSNAYSSPSIVLAFYNSNDGSRNILDDFREAYYWLWQNTAPDARVMSWWDYGYQIAGMANRTTLVDNNTWNNSHIALVGKAMSSTEDKAYEIMTSLDVDYVLVIFGGVIGYSGDDINKFLWMVRIAEGEHPKDIRESDYFTDRGEFRIDAEGAPALLNCLMYKLSYYKFGELKLDYRGPAGYDRTRNAVIGNKDFELTYLEEAYTSEHWLVRIYRVKKPHEFNRPALKPEERIVPAGDFVSRKTSKRRKGLIKNRPVVVKGKRNK from the exons atgaatcgCCCGACCAAGATAAATTATCGGAAAACGGCCGGCTATTCTAGCCTCATCACGTTTGCCGTGCTTGTCCTGGCGTGGTTGTGTGGATTCTCTAGCCGATTGTTTGCCGTGATCCGGTTCGAGAGTATCATCCATGAATTCGATCCCTG GTTCAACTATCGCGCTACTGCGCACATGGTCGAAAATGGCTTCTACAAATTCCTGAACTGGTTCGATGAGTCGGCCTGGTATCCGCTGGGTCGTATCGTCGGTGGTACCGTTTACCCGGGGCTGATGATCACATCTGGTGGTATCCACTGGTTGCTGCATTTGCTGAATATTCCGGTTCACATCCGGGACATTTGCGTATTTCTGGCACCGATCTTCAGTGGGTTGACGGCGATTTCGACTTATCTGTTGACCAAAGAGCTGTGGTCAGCCGGGGCAGGATTGTTTGCGGCAAGTTTCATCGCCATCGTTCCAGGATACATAAGCCGATCGGTGGCTGGGTCATATGATAATGAAGGAATTGCAATTTTCGCTCTGCAGTTCACCTACTATCTGTGGGTTAAATCGGTGAAGACAGGAAGCGTCTATTGGGCAGCTTGTGCAGCTTTATCCTATTTCTATATGGTTTCTGCGTGGGGAGGTTACGTGTTCATCATCAACCTTATTCCATTGCACGTATTTGTACTATTAATTATGGGCCGGTATTCACCGCGATTGTTCACATCTTACACAACTTTCTACATTCTGGGATTGATACTGTCAATGCAAATTCCATTTGTCGGGTTCCAACCGATTCGTACAAGTGAACACATGGCAGCAGCAGGCGTATTCTTGTTGTTATTTGCAGTGGCCACTTTGAAACATTTGCAAACAGTGTTGTCAAAGCAGGAGTTCAAGAAATTGTTTATTATCGGTGGTTTGGCCGCGGCTGGAGTTGTTTTTGCGGGAGTAGTTTTACTGACCATGTTGGGAGTTATCGCACCCTGGAGCGGACGGTTCTATTCGCTGTGGGATACCGGATACGCTAAGATTCACATTCCAATTATTGCCTCTGTGTCTGAACATCAACCGACGACTTGGTTTTCGTTCTTCTTTGATTTGCACATTCTTGTTTGCACCTTTCCCGTGGGTCTCTGGTATTGCATCAAGAAGATCAACGATGAACGAGTTTTTGTAATATTGTACGCCATCAGTGCCGTGTACTTTGCTGGAGTTATGGTCCGTCTGATGTTGACCCTTACACCAGTAGTGTGCATTTTGGCTGGAGTAGCCTTCTCCGGGTTGTTAGAGGTATTCCTGAAGGAGGATAATCCACCAAGCAACAAAGACGGTAACGATTCTGAACAGGAAGAAGGCACTGGAGAAAAGAAGCAGCTTTATGATAAG GCAGGAAAACTGAAGCATCGCCCGAAACACGACAGTGCCTCCCATGGTGCCCACGGGGAGCAAAATGTTGGCATGGGGTCGAACCTGAAAAGCTTTGTCATAGTGGCTATCCTTATGCTTTTGATGATGTTTGCCGTTCACTGCACATGGGTGACTTCGAATGCTTACAGCAGTCCTTCGATTGTTTTGGCATTCTACAACAGTAACGATGG atCACGCAATATCCTGGACGATTTCCGTGAAGCTTATTATTGGCTGTGGCAGAACACTGCGCCGGATGCCCGCGTTATGTCTTGGTGGGATTACGGTTACCAGATAGCGGGTATGGCGAATCGGACGACATTAGTGGATAATAACACGTGGAATAACAGTCACATCGCCCTTGTTGGCAAGGCGATGTCTTCGACGGAGGACAAGGCTTACGAAATCATGACCTCACTGGACGTCGACTATGTGCTGGTTATTTTCGGTGGCGTTATCGGATACAGTGGAGACGATATCAACAAGTTCTTGTGGATGGTGCGTATCGCTGAAGGGGAACACCCGAAAGATATCCGCGAGAGTGATTACTTTACCGACCGCGGCGAGTTCCGCATCGATGCCGAAGGAGCTCCAGCTTTGTTGAACTGTCTCATGTATAAGTTGAGCTACTACAAGTTTGGAGAGCTTAAGCTGGATTATAG AGGCCCCGCTGGATACGATAGGACCCGGAATGCAGTTATAGGCAATAAGGACTTTGAGCTGACTTACCTTGAGGAAGCATACACCAGTGAGCATTGGTTAGTGCGTATCTACCGGGTAAAGAAACCTCACGAATTCAATCGGCCAGCATTGAAGCCCGAGGAACGGATCGTCCCGGCTGGCGATTTTGTTTCACGCAAAACATCCAAGCGAAGGAAAGGTCTCATCAAGAATCGGCCGGTTGTCGTCAAGGGTAAGCGAAACAAGTAA
- the LOC129759779 gene encoding dynein axonemal light chain 1, producing MAAKATTIKEALKRWEERNKSNSLEDKEIDLCFQWPPIEKMDATLSTLTVCEKLSMSTNMIDKIFGLSGMKNLRVLSLGRNYIKAISGLEGVSDTLEELWISYNLIEKLKGINVLKKLKVLYMSNNLVKDWVEFNRLADLPMLEDLLFAGNPLVESMEESVWRAEASKRLLSLKKLDGETVIREEGDKQEPQAIAAQQEKAQ from the exons ATGGCTGCAAAAGCCACTACGATTAAAGAAGCCCTCAAACGATGGGAGGAACGGAACAAAAGCAACTCCCTAGAGGACAAGGAAATCGACCTATGCTTTCAGTGGCCCCCGATTGAGAAGATGGATGCAACTTTGTCGACGCTGACCGTTTGCGA AAAACTATCCATGTCAACGAATATGATCGACAAAATCTTCGGCTTAAGTGGAATGAAAAATCTCAGAGTGCTTTCACTGGGCCGCAACTACATTAAAGCTATTTCCGGCTTGGAGGGTGTCAGCGATACTCTGGAGGAGCTGTGGATTAGCTATAACTTAATCGAAAAGCTAAAAGGAATAAACGTACTCAAGAAACTAAAGGTGCTGTACATGAGTAATAACCTGGTGAAGGATTGGGTTGAATTCAATCGATTGGCCGATTTGCCGATGTTGGAGGATTTGCTGTTCGCCGGCAATCCGCTTGTGGAATCGATGGAAGAAAGTGTCTGGAGGGCAGAGGCAAGTAAGCGGTTGCTATCCTTGAAGAAACTGGACGGCGAAACGGTGATTCGTGAAGAAGGCGATAAGCAGGAACCACAAGCGATAGCTGCTCAGCAGGAGAAGGCAcaataa
- the LOC129759778 gene encoding vacuolar protein sorting-associated protein 26C, with amino-acid sequence MSINLDIRLRRANKIYYEGETISGVVQISSPTEVKHEGIILALEGLVNLTISNKNVGIFEALYNSVKPITLLNQYSDLAPSGKLPPGVTEIPFEFPLICPKEPRVLYETYHGVFVNITYLLKAEIKRSFLSKTVTKSQQFIIQYRSNQPNEKKSEVSFSISPETLQKTAKERIAIPRFLITGVLDSTECCVTQPFTGSLSIHYTEVPIKSIEIQLVRVETCGCAEGYARDATEIQNIQIADGNVCPKVSIPIYMTFPRLFTCPTLITKNFKVEFEINLVVIFGDDYLVTENFQIVLNRSS; translated from the exons ATGTCCATCAACCTAGATATTCGGCTTCGACGAGCGAATAAGATTTATTACGAAGGA GAGACCATAAGTGGAGTagttcaaatttcaagtccaaCGGAAGTGAAACATGAAGGGATAATTTTAGCGCTGGAAGGATTG GTAAATCTGACAATAAGCAACAAAAATGTAGGAATATTCGAGGCGTTGTACAATTCTGTTAAACCAATTACACTTCTAAATCAATATTCTGACCTTGCTCCCTCGGGTAAACTACCGCCCGGAGTAACGGAAATTCCCTTTGAATTTCCATTAATTTGTCCTAAAGAACCTAGAGTTCTGTACGAAACCTACCACGGGGTGTTTGTCAATATAACGTACCTTCTGAAGGCAGAAATTAAACGTAGCTTCCTGTCCAAAACAGTGACTAAATCTCAACAGTTCATAATACAGTACCGCTCAAATCAACCTAATGAGAAAAAATCCGAAGTGAGTTTTTCCATCAGTCCGGAAACACTTCAGAAAACGGCCAAGGAACGTATTGCGATTCCCCGGTTTCTGATAACCGGAGTGCTGGACTCTACAGAATGCTGCGTTACGCAACCCTTCACCGGAAGTTTATCAATACACTATACAGAAGTGCCGATCAAATCCATCGAGATCCAACTGGTACGAGTTGAAACCTGCGGCTGTGCCGAAGGTTATGCCCGAGATGCAACAGAAATACAGAACATACAGATTGCAGATGGTAATGTTTGTCCGAAGGTTTCCATTCCGATTTATATGACTTTTCCGCGGCTATTCACGTGTCCCACATTGATAACTAAAAACTTTAAAGTTG AGTTTGAAATCAATTTGGTGGTAATATTTGGTGATGACTATTTGGTgaccgaaaattttcaaattgtgcttAACCGATCTTCATAA
- the LOC129759777 gene encoding zinc finger protein ZPR1 has product MSSTETAPAETMNVSVPLVLEDDLEHGATEIESMCMNCHANGTTRLLLTQIPFYKEVVIMSFSCDQCGFQNNEIQPGGEIAPQGIRISVRLETVKDLNRRVVKSDYSSVRIEELDFEIAAQSQKGEVTTIEGIVDRVIRGLEQDQPVRRIQHPEAAEQIEQFVTKLNELKEMKNAFTITIEDISGNSFIENPLAPQRDSKTTISHFKRTKEQNHLLGIFTRDEVTTDDGKGPSNIAEEEKENKLLKPIAEGSWPLEELQGEVLQFPTNCPECKADCVTNMKLTTIPHFKEVVIMATVCDNCGLRTNEVKPGGGIEEKGVKIEVTVRGRVDFSRDVLKSESCGLYIRELDCEVGGGALGGRFTTIEGLLTAMKEQLVEGSGMFMDSNDEETKRRLDGFFGQLDAAIAGQQQLTIVLDDPTGNSYVQSLNDDGTPDGALRIFRYHRSHDQNEELGLNDMKTENYGEEALTETSESS; this is encoded by the exons ATGTCGTCGACGGAAACAGCACCAGCCGAAACAATGAACGTGTCAGTGCCGCTCGTTCTTGAGGATGACCTGGAACATGGGGCAACTGAAATCGAATCCATGTGCATGAATTGCCATGCCAAT GGTACTACCAGGCTGTTGTTGACCCAGATCCCTTTCTATAAAGAGGTGGTGATTATGTCCTTCAGCTGCGATCAATGTGGCTTCCAGAACAATGAAATACAACCGGGTGGCGAAATTGCTCCCCAAGGCATTCGCATTAGTGTGCGCTTGGAAACGGTCAAAGACTTGAACCGTCGCGTTGTTAAGTCTGACTATTCCAGCGTACGCATTGAGGAGCTTGATTTTGAGATTGCAGCTCAATCGCAAAAAGGCGAAGTTACCACGATCGAGGGTATTGTTGATCGAGTGATACGAGGACTAGAACAGGACCAGCCAGTTCGTCGAATACAACATCCAGAGGCGGCTGAACAGATTGAACAGTTTGTCACCAAGTTGAACGAGCTTAAGGAAATGAAAAATGCATTTACGATAACAATCGAGGATATATCTGGAAATAGCTTCATAGAAAATCCGCTTGCTCCTCAAAGGGATTCCAAAACGACCATCTCTCATTTTAAGAGAACGAAAGAGCAGAATCATTTATTGGGAATCTTTACTCGCGATGAAGTTACTACTGATGATGGAAAAGGACCTTCAAATATTGCTgaggaagaaaaagaaaataaacttttgaaaccGATTGCAGAAGGCTCATGGCCCCTAGAAGAGCTTCAAGGAGAGGTTTTGCAATTTCCTACCAACTGTCCGGAGTGCAAAGCCGATTGCGTAACAAATATGAAATTAACAACTATACCACACTTCAAAGAGGTTGTGATAATGGCTACGGTTTGCGATAACTGTGGTCTTCGTACCAACGAAGTGAAGCCTGGGGGAGGAATAGAGGAGAAAGGGGTCAAAATCGAAGTAACGGTCCGTGGAAGAGTTGATTTCTCGAGAGACGTTTTGAAATCTGAGTCTTGTGGTTTGTATATACGGGAACTTGACTGCGAGGTTGGTGGTGGAGCCTTAGGTGGTAGATTCACCACTATAGAAGGACTGCTGACAGCCATGAAAGAGCAACTAGTTGAAGGTTCCGGAATGTTTATGGATTCTAACGACGAAGAAACCAAACGTCGTTTGGATGGGTTTTTCGGACAACTGGATGCAGCCATAGCTGGGCAACAGCAACTAACTATCGTGCTAGACGACCCCACTGGGAACAGTTACGTACAATCATTGAATGATGATGGCACGCCGGATGGAGCTTTGAGAATTTTCCGATATCATAGATCCCACGATCAAAACGAAGAGCTAGGATTGAATgatatgaaaacagaaaactACGGCGAAGAAGCTCTTACAGAAACATCGGAATCAAGTTAA
- the LOC129759787 gene encoding protein brunelleschi-like, producing MRSSVSYMLSQGPGDPIMAHPDYEQHHYHHGCLLILVRGIGPLKPRSLQRVFERIQRLNNVKIPDSSGITRDIWVRYIRDHPVENLKEKNRHHPWCNIEHPFSLPQLGAVLPQLFPRHFGGIFLGNTHDLVACFDLLIYQRSSRCHEDNLPGWIPPV from the exons atGAGATCGTCTGTAAGTTACATGTTATCGCAAGGACCAGGTGACCCGATAATGGCGCATCCAGACTACGAGCAGCATCACTATCATCACGGTTGTCTGCTAATCCTTGTGCGCGGAATCGGTCCACTGAAGCCGCGATCTCTGCAGCGTGTTTTCGAACGAATTCAGCGACTGAACAACGTCAAAATTCCTG ATTCTTCAGGAATAACTCGAGATATTTGGGTCCGATATATTAGAGACCATCCAGTggaaaatttaaaggaaaaaaatcgtcaTCACCCGTGGTGTAACATAGAACACCCGTTTAGTTTGCCACAGCTCGGAGCGGTTCTTCCTCAGCTGTTTCCCCGTCATTTCGGCGGTATCTTCCTTGGGAATACCCATGATCTTGTAGCATGCTTCGATCTGCTGATTTACCAGCGGTCTAGTCGGTGCCATGAAGATAACCTTCCCGGTTGGATACCACCGGTATAG
- the LOC129759781 gene encoding uncharacterized protein LOC129759781, with amino-acid sequence MADSKRSSSTAISSVSNSTSTGGTSSSKSSRKSKNDLIRTIVGGYLKQRNYLINDRFRKSDLILTQSSEQIVMNTAIENEISKANSFLFSNIFCLNNNPAQVDQHFAKLCSFIKYQKDAVRKELSELVFPLLCHLYIEMLKGRDWRPAIEFLRKHAPVLVGPIEPSTAPPSSSPLLIMNQKINGTVEEQQASGIPIATVQSSAIIFTPTSEVVSNFVIEANRLESFKQLIQKLSQITRIQDLDNDDLTLQFRSCQYVIRLSSVSIVALRRYLAKHGHSLVLQILRNWFSFETNDDKDFLDYNPDTSKPKPDKRPRLLSPSNGIDLLNGLSPMDHFPEQEQPLLEYDFSEHSDAENTKFLLRNGFTSAFIRHKIREMNGSDDDGTNRLMDLMDDDDDEDDTTGYLPGLAAISPVTTKIPEQKLDPTTQPAASTTEDISGLFRGITCAERLKKLKDCTEKLNQYHSPLCIYQVENVDNDRLSAVAIDDKCCHLASGFEDATIMLWSVNRSTQIGRKPYAGLWDKVCCWNVTSCKNSFNDWDESEDDDEEGGEKGYVDAVESTSREKLNKLLPPHSRQPGKRDRWKQYMERKCSENAFTETGGITLRGHSNAVTDLLFSNHYPLLLSVSRDLTMRAWQASDYNCRAVYRGHNHPIWCVTESPTGLYLATGSRDTTARLWSTDREFPLQIYVGHTQDVDTVAFHPNGNYLATGSTDLTVRLWCVTSGKLFRIFTDCKQPIQRIAFSPDGKYLATAGEETKVRVFDLAAGSQLTELRDHTSAVSCVTWSDNSRHLATAGTDGTVRIWDAVKMVSSSSSSSSSSSASVTASNQSATTGNSNTLTNSGVTNNGINHSSHKTLSSSSSSNSSNSSLLLAYSTGCRRIYRLHYNQYSGSLGCIGNS; translated from the exons ATGGCTGATTCCAAAAGATCATCGTCTACAGCGATTTCTTCGGTCTCCAATTCAACAAGCACCGGTGGAACCAGCAGCAGCAAATCTTCCCGCAAGTCGAAAAATGATCTGATACGAACCATCGTCGGTGGTTATCTCAAACAACGGAACTACCTG ATAAACGATCGTTTCCGGAAATCGGATCTTATACTGACACAATCATCGGAACAGATAGTTATGAACACTGCCATAGAGAATGAAATTTCCAAGGCCAACAGTTTtctattttccaatattttctgTCTAAACAACAATCCTGCTCAGGTGGATCAACATTTTGCCAA ATTGTGCAGCTTCATCAAATACCAAAAAGATGCAGTTCGCAAGGAGCTATCGGAACTGGTCTTTCCTTTATTGTGTCATCTTTATATCGAAATGTTGAAAGGTCGAGATTGGCGACCAGCAATCGAATTCCTCCGAAAGCATGCTCCGGTGCTGGTTGGTCCGATTGAACCTTCGACTGCTCCTCCAAGTAGCTCGCCATTGCTGATCATGAATCAGAAAATCAACGGAACTGTTGAAGAACAACAAGCCTCTGGTATACCTATAGCGACCGTTCAAAGTTCCGCCATTATTTTTACTCCCACGTCAGAAGTTGTATCAAATTTCGTCATTGAGGCGAATCGATTGGAGTCGTTTAAACAACTTATCCAAAAGCTCTCTCAAATAACACGGATTCAAGATCTTGACAACGATGATCTTACATTGCAGTTTCGTTCCTGTCAGTATGTTATTCGTCTATCTTCGGTTTCCATCGTTGCTCTGAGACGCTACCTCGCTAAGCATGGCCATTCACTAGTCCTTCAAATTCTTCGTAACTGGTTTTCGTTTGAAACAAATGATGATAAGGATTTCTTAGACTACAACCCGGATACGTCCAAACCCAAACCAGACAAGCGACCCCGTTTGCTTTCTCCTTCGAATGGCATAGATCTGCTGAACGGGCTGTCCCCTATGGATCACTTTCCTGAACAAGAGCAACCATTGCTAGAGTATGATTTTTCCGAGCATTCTGATGCCGAGAATACCAAGTTCCTTCTACGCAACGGTTTCACCAGTGCATTCATTCGACACAAAATCCGCGAAATGAATGGATCCGACGATGATGGTACAAACCGTTTGATGGATCTgatggacgacgacgacgatgaagaTGACACTACCGGTTATCTTCCTGGACTAGCAGCAATTTCACCAGTCACCACCAAGATCCCAGAACAAAAACTTGACCCAACTACACAGCCAGCAGCATCAACTACCGAAGACATCAGTGGTCTATTTCGAGGGATAACATGTGCAGAGCGGCTAAAGAAATTGAAAGATTGTACCGAGAAACTAAATCAGTATCATTCGCCATTGTGTATCTATCAGGTGGAGAATGTTGACAACGATCGGCTCTCGGCAGTTGCGATCGATGACAAGTGCTGTCACCTGGCGAGTGGATTTGAGGATGCCACTATTATGCTGTGGTCCGTAAACCGAAGTACTCAAATCGGTCGGAAACCTTACGCTGGGCTGTGGGATAAAGTCTGTTGCTGGAATGTGACCAGCTGTAAGAATAGCTTCAATGATTGGGATGAAAGCGAAGATGATGATGAGGAAGGCGGCGAAAAAGGATATGTTGATGCGGTTGAATCGACATCgcgtgaaaaattaaataaactattGCCTCCACACAGTCGACAGCCAGGGAAACGAGATCGTTGGAAGCAATACATGGAAAGAAAATGTAGTGAAAACGCTTT CACCGAAACTGGAGGAATAACACTGCGGGGTCACTCAAATGCCGTGACAGACCTACTATTCTCAAATCATTACCCATTGCTGCTAAGCGTTTCACGAGACCTTACCATGCGGGCATGGCAAGCAAGTGACTATAACTGTCGGGCTGTTTACCGTGGTCACAATCATCCTATCTGGTGCGTAACCGAGAGCCCAACCGGACTTTATTTGGCCACCGGATCGAGAGACACGACCGCCCGTCTGTGGTCGACGGATCGTGAATTTCCGCTGCAAATCTATGTGGGACACACACAAGATGTCGATACAGTAGCGTTCCATCCAAACGGAAACTATCTGGCAACGGGGTCCACTGATCTCACCGTACGGCTTTGGTGTGTAACGAGTGGTAAATTGTTCCGAATATTTACGGATTGTAAGCAACCAATACAAAGGATAGCATTCAGTCCAGATGGGAAATATCTAGCGACTGCAG gcGAGGAAACTAAGGTTAGAGTATTTGACCTGGCAGCTGGCTCGCAGCTGACTGAACTTCGCGATCACACTTCTGCAGTTAGTTGCGTTACGTGGAGTGATAATAGCCGACATTTGGCAACTGCAGGGACTGATGGAACGGTTCGAATTTGGGATGCGGTCAAAATGGTCTCTAGTAGTTCTTCTTCGTCATCGTCGTCTTCAGCTTCTGTCACTGCTAGCAATCAATCAGCGACCACCGGCAACTCGAATACTTTAACTAACAGCGGCGTCACCAACAATGGTATAAATCACAGCAGCCATAAGACGTTATCGTCATCTTCCTCGAGCAACAGTAGCAACAGCAGTCTTCTGCTAGCATATTCGACGGGGTGCCGCAGAATCTATCGGTTACATTATAACCAGTACAGTGGCAGCCTTGGTTGCATAGGAAACAGCTAA